Genomic segment of Myxococcus stipitatus:
GTGGACACGCGCCTGCACCGCGTCCCGCTTGAGGAAGCGCAGCGCCGCCACGCGCCGGAAGCCGCACACCAACTGGTAGCGCTCGCCACCCCGAGGCCGCACGTCCACGGGGAACAGCTGCCCCAGCCGAGCGATGTCCGTCGCCAGCCCGGACACGTCACCCTCCGGACGGAGGCGATGACCCACGTCGTCCTCGAGCCGCTCCAACGGCATCAGGACCGTCACCACGCGCCCCGCGAGCCGCTGCTCGGGAGCGGCCAGCAGCTCCAGTCCCGGCTCCTCATCGGCCTCCGAGGCATCGGACTCCGGCTCCGATTGCGCCTCGGACTCCGGGGACGGGGCCTCCGCCGACGCCGCGGCCTGCGTCGCAGGCTCTTCGGCCCGCGCCTCCGAGACAGGGGCCTCCTCGGTCCGCGCCTCCGGCTTCGGCTCCCCGCTGGAGTCTCCGGACTCCGGGGGGGACTTCACCTGGGACTCTTCCGACGAACCCACCGACGACTCCATGGTCCGCTCGGGCTCGCCCGCGCCGGGCGCCCCTTCCGCGGCGACTCCGTGGGACTCCACCGAGCCTCCCTCTGGCGATGCACCGCTCGCGTCCGTCGACGTGGCGGATGAGGAGCCTGGCTCCCCTTCCCCACCGTCGACACGCGCGGGTGCCGCGAACGAGGGCTCGCCCTGCGCGGCGACTTCGGAGCCACCGTCGCCACGCGCCGAAATCGCCTCGGGTGCCGACGACGAGCCACCCTCCGGAGACCCCGGCATCCCTTCCTCTCCGTCAACCCTGTGCTCGGCGTCCATGGTGGCACCCCTGTTTCGCGGACTCCCACGCCGCCTGCTCCGGCGGCGCGGGATGTGCGCTCTAGCGGGTCTTCTTCTTCACCACGACCTTCTTCTTGGCGCCAGCACCCACTGAGAAGGGCGTTGGCGGCTCGGCAGAAGTCGTCTGCTCCACGGGCGGGGCGGCCGGACGCGACTCAACCCGAGGGGGCGGAGGCGGCGGCAGCGGCTTGCTCGCGGGGCGGGCGGGAGTCGTGGGCGTCGGCGCCGACGGGCGCGAGGCCGCGGGAGGCGGCGGCGGACGCGGCGGCGTGGGCGTGGCGGGACGCGCGGGAACGGCGCTGGGGCGCGCTGGGGCCGTCGTCGGACGCGTCACCGCGGCGGGACGCGCCACCACCGGGCGCTCCGACGGCAGACGGCCGGGCTCCACGTCACCCATGTCCACGCGGCCGCGGAAGCTGGCGCCGTCCACGATGATGACGCGCGGGGCGTGGATGTCCCCGACCATGCGTCCCTCGCGGGTCAGCTCCACGCTCTCCGTGGCGTTGATGTTGCCCACCACCACGCCACTGACGATGGCGTTGCGCACCGCGACGTTGGCCTTCACCACGCCCGACGGCTCCACGATGAGGGTACGGCTGAGCGTCAGCTCGCCCTCCACGCGGCCTCGAACCGTGAGGTCCTCATCGCCCGTCAACCGACCGCTGATGAGGATGGAAGGCCCCACCACGGTGTTGTTGACGATCTCGTTGCTCAGCTCCTTCGGGGTGGCCACGAATCAGCGCTCCTTCATGTCCATGTCGACGTTGCCCTTGAAGGAGGCGCCGTCGGCGATGAGGATGCGCGGCGCCTTGATGTCGCCCACCACGCGGCAGTCCGTCTTCAGCTCCACCTTGTCGCTGGCGACGATGTTGCCCGTCACCTTGCCGCCAATCTCCACGTTCTGCGTCTCGATGTCCGCCTCGACGACGCCACTGCCCTCCACGTAGAGGCTCTCCTTGAGGGAGATCTTCCCCTTCACGGTGCCCTGGATGACCAGGTCCTCGTCTCCGGAAATCTCTCCGTCGATGACGATGCTCGAACCGATGACCGTATTCGCCATGAGTGTAGTCCGCCCTCTCGAAAGGTGTATGCCGCGGCCACCCGCGGCGTGAGCTTCAGATGTCGTCCGGCAGCCGGACGTCCATCTCGATGGAGCCGTTGAACACGGCACCGTCCTCGATGACGATGCGCGGCGCCTTGATGTCGCCGGCCACCTTGGCCGAAGCGTTGATGGCCACGCGGGTCGAGGCATCGATGTTGCCGCTGGCCTCGCCGTTGATGGTCAACTCCTCGGCCCGGATGTCCGCCTGCACCTTGCCGGTGCTCTCGATGGTGAGGTGGTTCTTCAGGGCAATCTGCCCCTCCACCCGACCCTCGATGACAAGGTCCCCACCACCCGTGAGGCTTCCCTTGATGACGATGCCCTTGCCGATGATGCCCGTTTCACCCTGTGCCATGCGGTGACCTCACCCAGAGCCTGCTCCTTCCGAGGAGCCGGCTGCCTTGATTATGTCAGAGATGCGCGGAGATCCAGCCGGAGATATCCCGGAACACTTCACCGCGCCCCACCTCGTTGAGCGGCTCGTGCTTCATGCCCGGGTACTCCTTGAACTTCTTGTCCGCCGAACCCGCCGTCTCGAAGAACACCCGCGCCGCCGCCGGAGCGGCGACTCCGTCCTCCGCGCCGCAGAGCACGAACAGCGGGACTTGAATCTTCGGCGCCAGCAACATCGCCTCCGCCTGCGCCTTGGTGGACTCGATGAACCAGCGCGGCGTGGCGATGGACAGGTAGAGCGGGTCTTCCTTCGTGGCGCGCTGGACCTCGGGGTCGCGCGTCAGGTCCTCCACCTTGAGGCCGGAGGCGATGCCCAGCCAGGGCACCAGCGCTCCCGCGGCGCGCGCCGCCATCACCTTCACGGCGGGGGGGGTGATGGCCAGCTTGAAGTACGGCCCCGACAGCACCAGTCCAGACAGCCCCTCCACGGTGCGAGCCCCCGCCCAGTGCGCCGCCATGAGGCCACCGTGGCTGTGGGCCAGGGCGAACGTCTTGAGTCCACCGGCCGCGCCACGCACGCGCTCCCAGAAGACCTCCAGGTCGTCGACGTAGTGCGGCCACTTCTCGCAGTAGGCGCGGCGGCCCTCGGCGCGGCCATGGCCCCGGTAGTCGAAGCCGTGCACCGCGAAGCCGTCCGCCACGAGGGCGTCCGTCACGTACTGGTAGCGGCCGAAGTGGTCTCCATAGCCATGCACCACCGCGACGTGTGCACGCGGCTGGGAGTCCGGGAGATGGGTCTTCCAGAAGAGCCGGGTGCCATCCCTGCTGGTGAAATAGCCCTCGTCGATGCGAGCCATAGGGCTAGCAACTTAGCGGCCCGCCGCACCCATGGATAGCGCCTTGAGCTTGCGCTCCAGCGTCTCCCGCTGCCCCAGGGGCTCGGCCGACTCGGGATCCAACGCCAACACCTCCAGCGCCCGGCGCCAGACTCCGGCGGCGTCCTCCCTTCGGGAGGCGCGCTGATAGGCGTCCCCCAGGTGCTCGAGGATGACGGGCTCGTCCGGAGCCAGCGACACCGCGCGCTCCAGCGCCTCCACCGCGCGCGGGTAGTCCCCTCGCCGGAAGTAGACCCACCCGAGGGAATCCAGGAAGGCGCCGTCATCGGGGCGCAGCTCCAGCGCGCGAAGCACCAGCCGCTCGGCCTCGTCCAGGTCCTTCCCCGACTGCGCCAGGAGGTAGCCCAGGAAGTTGAGGGCGGAGGCGTGGTCCGGCTCCACGGCGAGCACGGCCCGCATGCGCGCCTGGGCCCCCGCAAGGTCTCCGTGCCGCTCGCAGGCCGCGCCCAGCACGTAGAGCAGGGACTGGTCCCGAGGCGTCCGCGTCACGGCGTCGTTCAGCAGCGCGACCGCCTCGCCACCCCTCCCCTGGCGATGCAACGTGCCCGCGAGCGCGTCGTACAGCGAGGCCGAGACGCCTCGGGCCAGGCCCTCCTTCAGCAAGGACTCCGCGCGGGAGGGCGAGCCTCCTCGCTCGAGGGCGCGCGCGTACTCGGCACGCACCTCCAGGTCGTCCGGAGCGGCCTGGAACGCGGCCCGCAGGAGCGACAGGGCCGAGGCGTGCTGTCCCGCCAGCGACAGGCACCGGGCACGACGCACCCGGGCATCGGCGAAGACGTCCGAGCCCTCCGGCACCGCGGCGAAGTCCTCCGCCGCGTCCGCGAAGCGCCGCATCTTCTCGCGCACCAGGCCCGAGTAGTACGCCAGCCGAGGCTCCTGGCCATTCGAGGCACGTGCCGCCGCGAGGACAGCCACCGCGGCATCCGGCTCCCGCCCGGACAGGTAGATGAAGGCCACCCGGACCGCCGTCTCCGGCTCTCTCGACAGCGACAGGAGCCGGTCCAGATACGCCCGAGCCCGCACCAGCGAGCCCGCCTTCAGCGCCGAGCGCCCCGCCGCCAGCAGCACCTCCTCGCTGTCCGGCTCACGCTCCAAGGCACGCGCCAGCGTCTCCTCCGAGCGCGCGGGGCGGCCGGTCTCCTCGTACAGCTTCGCCAAGGTCCCCAGCACCTCCACGTCGCCCGGGTCCCTGGTGGCGGCCTCCTTCAGCAGCCGCTCCGCGCGGAGGATGTCGCCGCGCTCGGCCAGGGCCAGGCCCAGCCTCCGGTAGCCAGACGCCTCTCCTGGAAGGGCTCGGGCCAGGGAGTCCACCACCCGCACGGCCTCGGCCACGGAGCCGGTCTCCAGGTAGAGCTGCGCGAGCACCAGATAGGCTTCCGGCTCGCGGGGCTTGAGCGCCATGGCCCGCCGCAGGTGCAGCCGGGCCCGGGTGAAGCGGCCCGACTCCAGGAGGACGCGGCCCAGCAGGACGTGCGCCGAGTAGTACGCGGGAGAGCGCTCGACGGCGCGGCGCAGCTCGCGCTCCGCCTTGTCCAGGTCTCCCAGCCGCGCGTACTCCTCCGCCAGCCGGGTGAGCAGCAGTGGGTGCCCATCGTTCGTGGCCAGCGCCAACCTCAGCGAGTCCACCGCGGCCCGGTGGTTTCCCGCGTGGTGCGCCAGCCGGGCGCGCAGGAACTGGGTGTAGCTGGACGAGGAGGAGAAGGCCCCCTCGTCCGACGCCGCCGCGTCCATCGCCTCGCGCATCGCCTCCCGGTCCACGCGCGGACGCCGAGGCGAGGGCGCCGCCGCGACGGCCCCAGGCGCCCACAGGGCGG
This window contains:
- a CDS encoding bactofilin family protein codes for the protein MANTVIGSSIVIDGEISGDEDLVIQGTVKGKISLKESLYVEGSGVVEADIETQNVEIGGKVTGNIVASDKVELKTDCRVVGDIKAPRILIADGASFKGNVDMDMKER
- the bacP gene encoding bactofilin BacP, whose amino-acid sequence is MATPKELSNEIVNNTVVGPSILISGRLTGDEDLTVRGRVEGELTLSRTLIVEPSGVVKANVAVRNAIVSGVVVGNINATESVELTREGRMVGDIHAPRVIIVDGASFRGRVDMGDVEPGRLPSERPVVARPAAVTRPTTAPARPSAVPARPATPTPPRPPPPPAASRPSAPTPTTPARPASKPLPPPPPPRVESRPAAPPVEQTTSAEPPTPFSVGAGAKKKVVVKKKTR
- the bacN gene encoding bactofilin BacN; the protein is MAQGETGIIGKGIVIKGSLTGGGDLVIEGRVEGQIALKNHLTIESTGKVQADIRAEELTINGEASGNIDASTRVAINASAKVAGDIKAPRIVIEDGAVFNGSIEMDVRLPDDI
- a CDS encoding ParB N-terminal domain-containing protein, whose protein sequence is MPGSPEGGSSSAPEAISARGDGGSEVAAQGEPSFAAPARVDGGEGEPGSSSATSTDASGASPEGGSVESHGVAAEGAPGAGEPERTMESSVGSSEESQVKSPPESGDSSGEPKPEARTEEAPVSEARAEEPATQAAASAEAPSPESEAQSEPESDASEADEEPGLELLAAPEQRLAGRVVTVLMPLERLEDDVGHRLRPEGDVSGLATDIARLGQLFPVDVRPRGGERYQLVCGFRRVAALRFLKRDAVQARVHTDLSDEDALLMSLAEAIHATPVDPEVLEAKRAQLESQGRLSAAVADMLAKALATEDSLAPEGVEEEIDADELAGDVSQRLGAINQDLSLLADVFASLDESRRAELLMQLRYSSELVAYLEGL
- a CDS encoding lysophospholipase; protein product: MARIDEGYFTSRDGTRLFWKTHLPDSQPRAHVAVVHGYGDHFGRYQYVTDALVADGFAVHGFDYRGHGRAEGRRAYCEKWPHYVDDLEVFWERVRGAAGGLKTFALAHSHGGLMAAHWAGARTVEGLSGLVLSGPYFKLAITPPAVKVMAARAAGALVPWLGIASGLKVEDLTRDPEVQRATKEDPLYLSIATPRWFIESTKAQAEAMLLAPKIQVPLFVLCGAEDGVAAPAAARVFFETAGSADKKFKEYPGMKHEPLNEVGRGEVFRDISGWISAHL
- a CDS encoding tetratricopeptide repeat protein, with protein sequence MSSSRLLAFLLLAALWAPGAVAAAPSPRRPRVDREAMREAMDAAASDEGAFSSSSSYTQFLRARLAHHAGNHRAAVDSLRLALATNDGHPLLLTRLAEEYARLGDLDKAERELRRAVERSPAYYSAHVLLGRVLLESGRFTRARLHLRRAMALKPREPEAYLVLAQLYLETGSVAEAVRVVDSLARALPGEASGYRRLGLALAERGDILRAERLLKEAATRDPGDVEVLGTLAKLYEETGRPARSEETLARALEREPDSEEVLLAAGRSALKAGSLVRARAYLDRLLSLSREPETAVRVAFIYLSGREPDAAVAVLAAARASNGQEPRLAYYSGLVREKMRRFADAAEDFAAVPEGSDVFADARVRRARCLSLAGQHASALSLLRAAFQAAPDDLEVRAEYARALERGGSPSRAESLLKEGLARGVSASLYDALAGTLHRQGRGGEAVALLNDAVTRTPRDQSLLYVLGAACERHGDLAGAQARMRAVLAVEPDHASALNFLGYLLAQSGKDLDEAERLVLRALELRPDDGAFLDSLGWVYFRRGDYPRAVEALERAVSLAPDEPVILEHLGDAYQRASRREDAAGVWRRALEVLALDPESAEPLGQRETLERKLKALSMGAAGR